Proteins from a genomic interval of Caulobacter sp. NIBR1757:
- a CDS encoding GNAT family protein, whose amino-acid sequence MNLKGKLLKGRYVRLEPITPEHKDELRGAVDCDPEAWEIMSVNGCGEGFDDWWGALKGETERGERIGYAIRQLSDKRVVGTSSFLNIRKLHKGVEIGSTFLHPDVRSGPVNPESKRLLLGQAFDAGAIRVEFMIDERNARSQAAVEKLGATREGTLRNHKITWTGHVRDTVVLSITDDDWPAVRDRLDFRLKSTFPA is encoded by the coding sequence ATGAACCTCAAAGGCAAACTGCTGAAGGGCCGCTATGTGCGGCTGGAACCGATCACGCCCGAGCACAAGGACGAGCTGCGCGGCGCCGTCGACTGCGATCCCGAGGCCTGGGAGATCATGTCGGTCAACGGTTGCGGCGAGGGCTTCGACGACTGGTGGGGCGCGCTGAAGGGCGAGACCGAGCGCGGCGAGCGGATCGGCTATGCCATCCGCCAGCTCAGCGACAAGCGGGTGGTCGGGACGAGCTCCTTCCTGAATATCCGCAAGCTGCACAAGGGCGTCGAGATCGGCTCGACCTTCCTGCACCCCGACGTGCGGTCAGGGCCGGTGAACCCCGAGAGCAAGCGGCTGCTGCTGGGTCAGGCGTTCGACGCCGGTGCCATCCGGGTCGAGTTCATGATCGACGAGCGCAACGCCCGCAGCCAGGCGGCGGTCGAGAAGCTGGGCGCCACCCGCGAGGGCACGCTGCGCAACCACAAGATCACCTGGACCGGCCATGTGCGCGACACCGTGGTGCTGTCGATCACCGACGACGACTGGCCGGCCGTGCGCGACCGGCTGGACTTCCGGCTGAAATCGACCTTCCCGGCCTAG
- a CDS encoding DUF6265 family protein, protein MKALAVLAALAMATPAFAADQLSDVAWITGQWRATQGDGAVVTETWLPAEGGVMPGVSRTIEGGKGRVEFMRIDEKGGQIAFTAIVGRQPPTTFVAKSRTADEVVFENAAHDFPQRIIYRRCGEQLCAAIEGTMNGKLERMEWTYERVR, encoded by the coding sequence ATGAAAGCCCTCGCCGTCCTGGCCGCCCTCGCAATGGCCACCCCCGCCTTCGCCGCCGACCAGCTGTCCGACGTCGCCTGGATCACTGGCCAGTGGCGGGCCACGCAAGGCGACGGCGCCGTCGTCACCGAGACCTGGCTACCGGCCGAAGGCGGCGTCATGCCGGGGGTTAGCCGCACGATCGAGGGCGGCAAGGGCCGGGTCGAATTCATGCGTATCGACGAGAAGGGTGGCCAGATCGCCTTCACCGCCATCGTCGGCCGCCAGCCCCCGACCACCTTCGTCGCCAAAAGCCGCACCGCCGACGAGGTGGTCTTCGAGAACGCCGCCCACGACTTCCCGCAACGGATCATCTACCGCCGTTGCGGCGAGCAACTCTGCGCCGCCATCGAGGGGACGATGAACGGCAAGCTCGAACGGATGGAATGGACCTACGAGCGGGTCCGCTAG
- a CDS encoding helix-turn-helix domain-containing protein, with product MIPRYEEHVPRLDLAAHVRCVWLFEGGAEAEDQRIAPDGCSELIVHVGQPYLERAADGSAFRQAPVVFAGQLTRPLHLRADGPAGVIGVRFQPAGAYGYLGEPASRYTDRRTPLAIDLNLTGLNEDARLTAVQDHVAARIAANLTPRDPAVEAAVARLRAGQAVEASRDLQRRFARIVGVPPRRLAAIFRFRSVFDALSEPGVTSWTDAAHAAGYFDHPQLARDFRRFVGCTPSQFLAQQAGLAASLAQA from the coding sequence ATGATCCCCCGCTACGAAGAGCACGTCCCACGCCTCGACCTCGCGGCCCACGTCCGCTGTGTCTGGCTGTTCGAGGGCGGGGCCGAGGCTGAGGACCAGCGCATCGCTCCGGACGGCTGCAGCGAACTGATCGTCCATGTCGGCCAGCCCTATCTGGAGCGGGCCGCCGATGGTTCGGCCTTCCGCCAGGCCCCGGTGGTCTTCGCCGGCCAGCTGACCCGGCCCCTGCACCTGCGGGCCGACGGGCCGGCCGGGGTGATCGGGGTGCGCTTCCAGCCGGCCGGCGCCTATGGCTATCTCGGCGAGCCGGCCAGCCGCTACACCGACCGCCGCACGCCGCTGGCCATCGACCTGAACCTCACCGGGCTGAACGAAGATGCCCGCCTCACCGCCGTCCAGGACCATGTCGCCGCCCGCATCGCCGCCAACCTGACCCCGCGCGACCCCGCCGTCGAGGCCGCCGTCGCCCGCCTGCGGGCCGGCCAAGCCGTAGAGGCCAGCCGCGACCTGCAACGCCGCTTCGCCCGGATCGTCGGTGTGCCGCCGCGCCGGCTGGCGGCCATCTTCCGGTTCCGGAGTGTGTTCGACGCCCTGAGCGAACCCGGCGTCACCAGTTGGACTGACGCCGCCCACGCCGCCGGCTATTTCGACCATCCCCAGCTGGCCCGGGATTTCCGCCGCTTCGTTGGCTGCACCCCCAGCCAGTTCCTCGCCCAGCAGGCCGGCCTCGCCGCCAGCCTGGCCCAGGCCTGA
- a CDS encoding type II toxin-antitoxin system VapC family toxin — MAVERILDASVLASALFPEAQTDRARAWLTTDTVFLAPDLLLVEMASIAAKKVRRGVVDQAQAEVALDQVGELITQSVPSRDHYRRAYALAAEHGFSAYDGLYLALAEARGSSVLTADEKLVRRAGEVGLAALVEAL; from the coding sequence ATGGCCGTTGAGCGCATCCTCGATGCGTCCGTTCTGGCCTCCGCCCTGTTCCCCGAGGCCCAGACGGATCGCGCCAGGGCCTGGTTGACGACGGACACCGTCTTTCTGGCGCCGGATCTTCTTCTTGTGGAGATGGCCAGCATCGCGGCGAAGAAGGTTCGTCGCGGCGTTGTCGATCAGGCCCAGGCGGAGGTGGCGCTGGATCAGGTCGGCGAGTTGATCACCCAGAGTGTCCCGAGCCGGGACCACTACAGACGCGCCTATGCGCTGGCGGCGGAGCATGGGTTCTCGGCCTACGACGGTCTCTATCTGGCCCTTGCCGAAGCGCGGGGATCGTCGGTGCTCACCGCCGATGAGAAGCTTGTGCGGAGGGCTGGCGAGGTGGGGCTGGCGGCCTTGGTGGAAGCGCTTTAG
- the tadA gene encoding tRNA adenosine(34) deaminase TadA, whose translation MNAAPLLPSDDSLMRLALDQARAAADAGETPVGAVIMDPATGHIVSVGANHPIGGHDPTAHAEIAAIRSAAAKIGNYRLTDLTLVVTLEPCAMCAGAISHARIGRVVFGAEDTKGGAVVNGPRFFEGPTCHWRPAVTGGVLAEESAELLRGFFRARRKG comes from the coding sequence ATGAACGCCGCCCCTTTGCTCCCCTCTGACGATTCGCTGATGCGGCTGGCCCTGGACCAGGCCCGCGCTGCTGCTGACGCGGGTGAGACCCCGGTCGGGGCGGTGATCATGGATCCGGCCACCGGCCACATCGTCAGCGTCGGCGCCAACCATCCCATCGGCGGCCATGACCCCACCGCCCACGCCGAGATCGCCGCCATCCGCAGCGCCGCCGCCAAGATCGGCAACTACCGCCTGACCGACCTGACCCTGGTGGTGACGCTGGAGCCCTGCGCCATGTGCGCCGGCGCCATCAGCCACGCCCGCATCGGCCGCGTCGTCTTCGGCGCCGAGGACACCAAGGGCGGGGCGGTGGTCAACGGCCCCCGCTTCTTCGAGGGCCCGACCTGCCACTGGCGCCCCGCCGTCACCGGCGGCGTGCTGGCGGAGGAAAGCGCCGAACTGCTGCGCGGCTTCTTCCGGGCCAGGCGGAAGGGTTGA
- a CDS encoding pseudouridine synthase — protein MAAEDYEDEPMPYDASDKVAEGAESEGHDRVAKVLARAGVGSRREVERLIEAGRVAINGLLLTTPAIKVEPDDILTVDGEVIAGAEPTRVFRYHKPVGLVTTHADPKGRPTVFSALPEGLPRLISVGRLDLASEGLLLLTNDGGLTRALELPSTGWKRIYRARAFGDASQAKLDKLKDGITVEGVRYGAIEAKLDKVTGSNCWITVTLAEGKNREVRRVLEAVGLKVNRLIRLAYGPFSLGTLAPGFVEEVGPRVIREMLGEYIDPANMPTGNGVQYKAPPQAQSRRDPTLSSTSRQLAEPKPDKPVYKEGWAKPKKKAVSHVMPKRPKAKIVADFGPGKREVKPVTFRGNAPKTDADRVSKSYKTPAAPAGRPPPKDLRPQHFKDRETAAAAEDAKALALRKALAGLDDGPKKGPRPGGKPAGKFAGKPGEKPAGKFAGKPPEKAGDKPARTFAGKPEKAPKPLGRHLEGKAKGHWFTAPGEAPSTRPAAAGKAKPGAKPRSAPAAGAKRPGAAPKGGPRR, from the coding sequence ATGGCTGCGGAAGACTACGAAGACGAGCCCATGCCCTATGACGCCAGCGACAAGGTCGCGGAGGGCGCCGAGAGCGAGGGCCATGACCGGGTGGCCAAGGTTCTGGCTCGGGCCGGCGTCGGCTCGCGGCGCGAGGTCGAGCGGCTGATCGAGGCCGGGCGGGTGGCGATCAACGGCCTGCTGCTGACCACCCCGGCCATCAAGGTCGAACCCGATGACATTCTGACGGTCGACGGCGAGGTCATCGCCGGAGCCGAGCCGACGCGGGTGTTCCGCTATCATAAGCCGGTCGGGCTGGTGACCACCCACGCCGATCCCAAGGGCCGGCCGACGGTGTTCAGCGCCCTGCCCGAGGGCCTGCCGCGCCTGATCTCGGTCGGGCGTCTCGACCTGGCCTCGGAAGGCCTGCTGCTGCTGACCAACGACGGCGGCCTGACGCGGGCGCTGGAACTGCCCTCGACGGGCTGGAAGCGGATCTACCGGGCTCGCGCCTTTGGCGATGCGAGCCAGGCCAAGCTGGACAAACTGAAGGACGGCATCACCGTCGAGGGCGTCCGTTACGGCGCCATCGAGGCCAAGCTGGACAAGGTGACGGGCTCCAACTGCTGGATCACGGTGACCCTGGCCGAAGGCAAGAACCGCGAAGTGCGCCGGGTGCTGGAAGCCGTGGGGCTGAAGGTCAACCGGCTGATCCGCCTGGCCTATGGGCCCTTCTCGCTGGGCACCCTGGCGCCGGGCTTCGTGGAAGAGGTCGGTCCGCGGGTGATCCGCGAAATGCTGGGCGAATATATCGACCCGGCCAACATGCCGACCGGCAATGGCGTGCAGTACAAGGCCCCGCCGCAGGCGCAGTCGCGCCGCGACCCGACCCTGAGCTCGACCTCCAGGCAGCTGGCCGAACCCAAGCCGGACAAGCCAGTCTACAAGGAAGGCTGGGCCAAGCCGAAGAAGAAGGCGGTCAGCCACGTGATGCCCAAGCGGCCGAAGGCGAAGATCGTCGCCGACTTCGGGCCCGGCAAGCGCGAGGTCAAGCCGGTCACCTTCCGGGGCAACGCGCCGAAGACCGACGCCGACAGGGTCTCCAAGAGTTACAAGACCCCCGCCGCCCCGGCCGGCCGGCCGCCGCCCAAGGATCTGCGCCCGCAACACTTCAAGGACCGCGAAACCGCAGCGGCCGCCGAGGACGCCAAGGCCCTGGCCCTGCGCAAGGCGCTGGCGGGGCTGGACGATGGGCCGAAGAAAGGTCCGCGTCCGGGTGGGAAGCCGGCGGGCAAGTTCGCCGGAAAGCCTGGTGAGAAGCCGGCTGGAAAGTTTGCCGGCAAGCCTCCTGAAAAGGCAGGCGACAAACCCGCCCGGACCTTCGCCGGCAAGCCGGAGAAGGCGCCCAAGCCGCTCGGCCGTCACCTCGAAGGCAAGGCCAAGGGCCATTGGTTCACCGCCCCCGGCGAGGCGCCGAGCACCCGTCCCGCGGCGGCCGGAAAGGCCAAGCCCGGCGCCAAGCCGAGGTCCGCCCCGGCGGCGGGGGCCAAGCGGCCTGGCGCCGCCCCAAAGGGCGGCCCCAGGCGCTAG
- a CDS encoding CDP-alcohol phosphatidyltransferase family protein, with product MTETENRRPLKTRSKGWAVGLAHALGKARVRPNHISAISVVFAALGAALMLAAGTGDGVGRAIALILAAVCIQLRLLCNMIDGMVAVEHGMGSPTGPVWNELPDRIADVLFIVAAGYAAAVKLPAGEWLGWLAAVLAVLTAYVRELGRGLGFAADFSGPMAKPHRMFVLTVTCVLAAFELLWGGTGQVILAGLAVIALGSAITVYRRASRLMRQLRDAPDAPTP from the coding sequence ATGACCGAAACTGAAAATCGCCGCCCCCTGAAGACCCGCTCGAAAGGCTGGGCCGTCGGCCTGGCCCATGCCCTCGGCAAGGCGCGGGTGCGGCCCAACCACATCTCGGCGATCAGCGTGGTGTTCGCCGCCCTCGGCGCCGCCCTGATGCTGGCCGCCGGCACGGGGGACGGCGTCGGCCGGGCCATCGCCCTCATCCTGGCCGCCGTCTGCATCCAGCTTCGACTGCTGTGCAACATGATCGACGGCATGGTGGCGGTGGAGCACGGCATGGGCTCGCCCACCGGCCCGGTGTGGAACGAGCTGCCCGACCGCATCGCCGACGTGCTGTTCATCGTCGCCGCCGGTTATGCGGCCGCGGTCAAACTGCCGGCCGGCGAATGGCTGGGCTGGCTGGCCGCCGTGCTGGCCGTGCTCACCGCCTATGTCCGCGAACTCGGCCGCGGCCTCGGCTTTGCGGCCGACTTCTCGGGCCCCATGGCCAAGCCGCACCGCATGTTCGTGCTGACGGTGACCTGCGTCCTCGCCGCCTTCGAACTCCTGTGGGGCGGCACGGGTCAGGTGATCCTGGCCGGCCTCGCTGTCATCGCGCTCGGCAGCGCCATCACCGTCTACCGCCGCGCCAGCCGGCTGATGCGCCAGCTGCGCGACGCGCCGGACGCGCCCACCCCCTAG
- a CDS encoding sterol desaturase family protein, which produces MSLPETLLSVGRAWLAGFQGDLTRYIIAAPLAWLVVCVLLAPVLKTWKIRPNRPPALQHVVELLCSIRSVAVFSTVALVTVGLAKAGLLWGEAFRETPTLIWTVVSLVLTIVAHDAYFYWIHRLIHRPRLFRAFHRRHHRSNNPTPFTAYSFDLGEAALMGAFTPLWVLLVPVSWPAFGLFMIHQIARNVIGHCGYELFPARRDGRPLLDWMTTVTHHDLHHAQAGSNYGLYFTWWDRLMGTENPRYHAEFARVAARRRNRAPAMAAVGDR; this is translated from the coding sequence ATGTCCCTCCCCGAAACCCTGCTCTCCGTCGGCCGCGCCTGGCTGGCCGGCTTCCAGGGCGACCTGACCCGCTACATCATCGCCGCGCCCCTGGCCTGGCTGGTCGTCTGCGTCCTCCTCGCCCCGGTCCTGAAGACCTGGAAGATCCGCCCCAACCGTCCGCCGGCCCTGCAGCATGTGGTCGAGCTGCTCTGCTCGATCCGATCGGTGGCCGTCTTCTCCACCGTCGCCCTGGTCACCGTCGGCCTGGCCAAGGCCGGCCTGCTGTGGGGCGAGGCCTTCCGCGAGACCCCGACCCTCATCTGGACGGTCGTCTCCCTCGTCCTCACCATCGTCGCCCATGACGCCTACTTCTACTGGATCCACCGCCTGATCCACCGGCCGCGCCTGTTCCGCGCCTTCCACCGCCGGCATCACCGCTCCAACAACCCGACCCCCTTCACCGCCTACAGCTTCGACCTCGGCGAGGCCGCCCTGATGGGCGCCTTTACGCCGCTCTGGGTGCTGCTGGTCCCGGTCAGCTGGCCCGCCTTCGGCCTGTTCATGATCCACCAGATCGCCCGCAACGTGATCGGCCATTGCGGCTACGAGCTCTTTCCCGCACGCCGCGACGGCCGCCCGCTGCTGGACTGGATGACGACCGTCACCCATCACGACCTGCACCACGCCCAGGCCGGCTCCAACTACGGCCTCTACTTCACCTGGTGGGACCGGCTGATGGGCACGGAGAACCCGCGCTACCACGCCGAGTTCGCCAGGGTCGCGGCCCGGCGGCGGAACAGGGCGCCCGCAATGGCCGCCGTCGGCGACCGCTGA
- a CDS encoding AraC family transcriptional regulator, translated as MNTLQTLEVLLRGIAVGAMLCTALALIRGRPLIPARWTGALFALAAAAFTLHSGGPETRAVMPIIVPIWLLSLGGTAYFWMFAMALFEDSRFTLDRWIPAAVMTLVGVVGWVLPDPVNRGVWVVHNILEMALILHIVSVIWRRREGDLVEARRALRTPVILIIGVYAMILSIFEIAWDLGRGQDWLSPLQAASLALVSLLTAGAFLQARPELFVAARPAADPDAVDPQDRPALARLQALMDAGAWRREGLTIGQLAGEVGVPEHRLRRLINGGLGHRNFADFIGVHRIAAARAALADPANARASISALAFDLGYASLGPFNRAFKEATGQTPSEWRTQALLSSDHPDESRGPAGR; from the coding sequence ATGAACACCCTGCAGACCTTGGAAGTCCTGCTGCGCGGCATCGCCGTCGGGGCCATGCTGTGCACGGCCCTGGCGCTCATCCGCGGCCGGCCGCTGATCCCGGCGCGCTGGACCGGGGCCCTGTTCGCGCTCGCCGCCGCCGCCTTCACCCTGCATTCGGGCGGGCCGGAGACCCGCGCCGTCATGCCGATCATCGTGCCGATCTGGCTGCTGTCGCTCGGCGGCACGGCCTATTTCTGGATGTTCGCCATGGCCCTGTTCGAGGACAGCCGGTTCACCCTCGATCGCTGGATTCCGGCGGCGGTGATGACCCTCGTCGGCGTCGTCGGCTGGGTGTTGCCCGATCCCGTCAATCGCGGCGTCTGGGTGGTCCACAACATCCTCGAGATGGCGCTCATCCTCCATATCGTCAGCGTCATCTGGCGCCGCCGCGAGGGCGACCTGGTCGAAGCCCGGCGGGCCCTGCGAACCCCGGTCATCCTGATCATCGGCGTCTACGCCATGATCCTCTCGATTTTCGAGATCGCCTGGGACCTCGGCCGGGGCCAGGACTGGCTTTCGCCCCTGCAGGCCGCCAGCCTGGCCCTGGTCAGCCTGTTGACCGCCGGCGCCTTCCTGCAGGCCCGGCCCGAACTCTTCGTCGCCGCCCGGCCCGCCGCCGACCCCGACGCCGTCGATCCCCAGGACCGCCCGGCCCTGGCCCGGCTGCAGGCCCTGATGGACGCCGGCGCCTGGCGCCGCGAGGGGCTGACCATCGGCCAGCTGGCCGGCGAGGTCGGCGTGCCCGAGCACCGCCTGCGCCGGCTGATCAACGGCGGCCTCGGCCACCGCAACTTCGCCGACTTCATCGGCGTCCACCGCATCGCCGCCGCCCGCGCCGCGCTTGCCGACCCGGCCAACGCCCGCGCCTCCATCTCGGCCCTGGCCTTCGACCTCGGCTACGCCAGCCTCGGCCCCTTCAACCGCGCCTTCAAGGAAGCGACCGGCCAGACGCCGAGCGAATGGCGTACGCAGGCTCTTCTTTCTTCCGATCACCCCGACGAAAGTCGGGGCCCAGCTGGCAGGTAG
- a CDS encoding RHS repeat-associated core domain-containing protein: MDAPNPTPQTDYRLEFVGSWPGVLDNLANAQSTWKLTDAEDTVWVLQTFLDPISGKYDIARPVSRTTRDGLIWTFTYGTANQLTKIEDSYGKEISFTWLTGSWSGGAFPLAISEAVLPGGYRLVYSYSDVAGATAPISPDRLTRVELKTSAGVLLDGAEYLYEDAVVPTFVTGVLDRDGVRRWTVDYDAYGRAVESTAPGGAFSTQIAYGALGTTFNRTATSALGKQTIYNFAQSSYGYSGRWTGAAGQAGAHTPASTRSYAYGANKLTSSMTDEEGRVTTYVRNARGLPTQVIEAFGTPSARTTTIAWHATFNLPTQIVQPGRTTDFTYDTAGRLATRVETDTTTFTTPYTTNGRTRTWTYGWSTTGQLLTIDGPLAGTGDTITYAYDADGYLASVTNEVGQATTITSVDWRGAPLTVEDSNGVETVLTYDPRGRLLTATLDPGADQSVYALEYNAVGDVAKLTLPGGGWLEYSYDDASRLTGIENDRGQTQVFVNNGLGQPTSAQVKDAGATVTRSSTFAYDELGRLLQSIGAGSQTTAFAYDKLSNLTQITDARGKIYGSSFDPLNRLITTTNPDSQTNEQTFNGQDDLTAFEDGRGLVTSRKVDGFGRTIQETSPDRGTLTYWYDNRDNVTKIVDGDGVETVFTYDDADRRLSASFTGASGENVTYGYDSTSGGNKGVGRLTSVDDEPGSSAFTYDAQGRLTLDAKVIQGQSYAVGYAYDENGEVVSLTLPSGRTVSLARGGDGLISGITSKATPASAVETLASAVTWRPFGPLAGLTYGNGLSLTNGYDLNDWMSGLEVTDGTAVLDLTYGRNANGELTSVVDNAATGRAATYGYTDSGRLNLANGAWGNDTYAYDAAGNRSQMMRTISAVTTTWDSTIPAGANRISELENASSVVTRRLTYRTGGAITRDERVGGSTYDYVYNARGRMISASKDSVLAGEYGYDAFGRRVWREAHGTGAVHIHYIFDPDGHLLAEHDAATGDVLREYVWLEDTPLAMFDYSGGSPVTFFIHTGQIGEPLAVTDASKAKVWDAAIEPFGQAVMFATASEALDLRLPGQWLQAETGGLFQNWMRDYDPTLGRYAQADPLGIEAGENLYGYVSSSPLGRIDFAGLRPTGPLRPLTVPARVVRRGVPAVGAVFAAARIGAVVYGVASLDFSPGDTTLGPCPDGPRSKSQPYPHDECEKDLEDELKHCVARYSYSADALIGCRDRARKNYDLCLRGAPRLNWWNDTDQDGWTAPPPPRKRKWKF, from the coding sequence ATGGACGCCCCCAATCCGACGCCTCAGACGGACTATCGGCTTGAGTTTGTCGGCTCCTGGCCCGGTGTTCTCGACAATCTGGCCAACGCCCAGTCGACCTGGAAGCTGACCGACGCGGAGGACACCGTCTGGGTCCTGCAGACCTTCCTCGATCCAATTAGCGGCAAGTACGACATCGCCCGGCCGGTCAGCCGCACCACCCGGGACGGCCTGATCTGGACCTTCACCTATGGCACAGCCAATCAGCTAACGAAGATCGAGGACAGCTACGGCAAGGAGATCAGTTTCACCTGGCTCACAGGCTCCTGGTCTGGCGGCGCCTTCCCCCTGGCCATTTCCGAGGCCGTGCTGCCCGGCGGATACAGGCTGGTCTACAGCTACAGCGACGTCGCCGGCGCCACCGCGCCCATCTCACCTGACCGCCTGACCAGGGTCGAACTGAAGACGTCGGCCGGGGTGCTGCTCGACGGCGCCGAATACCTCTACGAGGACGCTGTCGTCCCCACGTTCGTCACCGGCGTTCTCGACCGCGACGGCGTCCGTCGCTGGACCGTGGATTACGACGCCTACGGCCGCGCGGTTGAAAGCACCGCTCCGGGCGGCGCCTTCTCCACGCAGATCGCCTATGGCGCGCTCGGAACCACGTTCAATCGCACGGCCACCAGCGCCCTGGGCAAACAGACGATCTACAACTTCGCCCAGAGCTCCTACGGCTATTCGGGCCGCTGGACCGGCGCGGCCGGCCAGGCCGGCGCCCACACCCCGGCCTCGACGCGGTCCTATGCGTACGGCGCCAACAAGCTGACCTCCTCCATGACCGATGAGGAGGGCCGCGTCACCACCTACGTCCGCAACGCGCGCGGCCTTCCGACGCAAGTCATCGAAGCCTTCGGCACCCCCTCGGCGCGAACCACCACCATCGCCTGGCACGCGACCTTCAATCTGCCGACCCAGATCGTGCAGCCCGGCCGCACCACCGACTTCACCTACGACACGGCGGGACGCCTGGCGACGAGGGTCGAGACCGATACCACCACCTTCACAACGCCCTACACGACCAATGGCCGTACCCGAACCTGGACCTACGGCTGGAGCACGACGGGCCAGCTCCTCACCATCGACGGGCCTCTGGCCGGGACCGGCGACACCATCACCTACGCCTATGATGCCGACGGCTACCTGGCGTCGGTCACCAATGAAGTGGGCCAGGCGACCACCATCACCTCGGTCGACTGGCGCGGCGCACCCTTGACCGTGGAAGACTCCAATGGGGTCGAGACTGTCCTGACCTATGACCCTCGCGGCCGCTTGCTGACCGCAACGCTTGACCCTGGCGCCGACCAGTCGGTCTATGCGCTCGAGTACAACGCCGTCGGCGACGTGGCCAAACTGACCCTGCCGGGCGGCGGCTGGCTGGAATACAGCTACGACGACGCCAGCCGGCTAACCGGTATCGAGAACGATCGCGGTCAGACCCAGGTCTTCGTCAACAATGGCCTGGGCCAGCCCACCTCCGCTCAGGTCAAGGATGCCGGCGCAACGGTCACGCGATCCTCGACCTTCGCCTATGACGAACTCGGCCGGCTGCTGCAGTCCATCGGCGCCGGGTCCCAGACCACGGCCTTCGCATACGACAAGCTGAGCAACCTGACCCAGATCACTGACGCTCGCGGCAAGATCTACGGCTCGTCCTTCGATCCCCTCAATCGTCTGATCACGACCACCAATCCCGACAGCCAGACCAACGAGCAGACCTTCAACGGCCAGGACGACCTGACCGCCTTCGAGGATGGCCGGGGTCTCGTCACCTCGCGCAAGGTCGACGGCTTCGGCCGCACCATCCAGGAGACCAGCCCGGATCGCGGAACCCTGACCTACTGGTACGACAACCGTGACAACGTCACCAAAATCGTCGATGGCGATGGCGTCGAGACCGTCTTCACCTACGACGACGCCGACCGCCGCCTGAGCGCCAGCTTCACCGGCGCCAGCGGCGAGAACGTCACCTACGGTTACGACTCCACCAGTGGCGGCAACAAGGGGGTCGGCCGGCTGACCTCCGTCGATGACGAACCCGGTTCGTCGGCCTTCACCTATGACGCTCAAGGCCGCCTGACCCTCGATGCCAAGGTCATCCAGGGACAGTCCTACGCCGTCGGCTACGCCTATGACGAAAACGGCGAGGTCGTCTCCCTCACCCTGCCATCCGGCCGGACGGTCAGCCTGGCGCGCGGCGGCGACGGGCTGATTTCCGGGATCACCAGCAAGGCGACCCCGGCCTCGGCGGTAGAAACCCTGGCCTCCGCCGTCACCTGGCGGCCCTTCGGCCCGCTGGCCGGGCTGACCTACGGCAACGGGCTGTCGCTGACCAACGGCTACGACCTGAACGACTGGATGAGCGGTTTGGAGGTGACTGACGGGACGGCCGTTCTCGACCTCACCTACGGCCGCAACGCCAACGGCGAGTTGACGTCGGTCGTCGACAATGCCGCCACCGGACGGGCGGCCACTTACGGCTACACCGACTCCGGTCGCCTCAATCTGGCCAATGGCGCCTGGGGGAACGACACCTACGCCTACGACGCCGCCGGCAACCGCAGCCAGATGATGCGGACGATCAGCGCCGTCACGACCACCTGGGACTCCACCATCCCCGCAGGCGCCAATCGGATCAGCGAGCTGGAGAACGCCTCCAGCGTCGTCACCCGCCGGCTCACCTACCGCACCGGCGGAGCCATCACCCGCGACGAGCGGGTCGGCGGCTCGACCTACGACTATGTTTACAACGCCCGGGGCCGGATGATCTCGGCCAGCAAGGACAGCGTCCTGGCCGGCGAATACGGCTACGACGCCTTCGGCCGCCGCGTCTGGCGCGAGGCCCACGGGACCGGCGCGGTCCACATCCACTACATCTTCGACCCCGATGGCCACCTCCTGGCCGAGCATGACGCCGCCACGGGCGATGTGCTGCGGGAGTATGTCTGGCTCGAGGACACGCCGCTGGCGATGTTCGACTACAGCGGCGGCTCTCCGGTCACCTTCTTCATCCACACCGGCCAGATCGGCGAGCCCCTGGCGGTGACCGACGCCTCGAAGGCCAAGGTCTGGGACGCAGCTATCGAGCCGTTCGGCCAGGCGGTGATGTTCGCAACCGCCAGCGAGGCCCTCGACCTTCGGCTGCCTGGGCAATGGCTGCAGGCGGAGACCGGCGGCCTGTTCCAGAACTGGATGCGCGACTACGACCCGACGCTGGGACGGTATGCGCAGGCGGATCCGCTCGGCATCGAGGCGGGGGAGAATTTGTATGGATATGTGTCGTCGTCACCCTTGGGCCGCATAGATTTCGCAGGCCTTCGTCCGACCGGGCCGTTGCGCCCCCTGACTGTGCCCGCAAGGGTCGTCCGGCGCGGTGTACCCGCTGTAGGCGCTGTTTTTGCTGCTGCCCGCATCGGTGCGGTTGTTTACGGCGTCGCGTCGCTGGATTTCAGTCCGGGGGACACCACTCTTGGACCATGCCCAGATGGGCCGAGATCGAAAAGTCAGCCTTATCCTCACGATGAATGTGAAAAGGACCTCGAAGATGAGCTTAAGCACTGTGTCGCGCGATACTCTTATTCTGCTGATGCGCTGATAGGATGTCGGGATAGGGCGCGTAAGAACTACGATCTTTGCCTGCGCGGAGCGCCTAGGCTGAATTGGTGGAATGATACAGATCAGGACGGATGGACAGCTCCGCCGCCACCCAGAAAGAGGAAGTGGAAATTCTGA